One genomic window of Hymenobacter radiodurans includes the following:
- a CDS encoding urease accessory protein, protein MEGLLPLIFASVAGMGHAFEPDHILAVGNLISRRDTLAEALREGILWGLGHTTTLVVVGAIILLGRLTILTGGYFEATVGLLLVLMGLSRLREQRKPAPRPPTAAAPGWAFAVGLLHGLAGSGALVLLVMSELRDVSLSLLYFLLFGGGSLVGMCLVAGLCHVPFTRRMRLSRRLQAGTVTLSSLLCVGYGSWMMYVNL, encoded by the coding sequence ATGGAAGGCCTGTTGCCCTTAATTTTTGCTTCTGTAGCCGGAATGGGTCATGCGTTTGAACCCGACCATATTTTGGCTGTGGGCAACTTGATTTCGCGCCGGGATACCTTGGCGGAAGCCCTGCGCGAGGGGATTCTATGGGGGTTAGGTCACACCACTACCTTGGTCGTCGTGGGGGCCATCATCCTGCTGGGCAGGCTCACCATTCTTACGGGCGGCTACTTCGAGGCCACCGTAGGCCTGCTGCTGGTGCTCATGGGCCTCAGCCGGCTGCGGGAACAGCGCAAACCCGCGCCGCGGCCACCTACCGCAGCGGCGCCGGGCTGGGCCTTCGCCGTGGGCCTGCTCCACGGGCTGGCGGGCAGTGGGGCGCTGGTGCTGCTGGTGATGAGTGAGTTGCGGGATGTCAGCCTGAGCCTCCTGTATTTCCTGTTGTTTGGCGGGGGCTCCCTGGTGGGTATGTGCCTGGTGGCCGGCTTGTGTCACGTGCCCTTCACCCGGCGCATGCGCCTCAGCCGCCGCCTGCAGGCCGGCACCGTCACCTTGTCGTCCCTGCTTTGCGTGGGCTACGGCAGCTGGATGATGTATGTGAATCTGTGA
- a CDS encoding winged helix-turn-helix transcriptional regulator produces the protein MEGSTCCGKSRPVSGKSACSTSLARACAGLVNCISACPAPPPACSTCSCDSSWPTSSCASKPCPRPLTVEYHLTGLGESLLPLLTALGRWGDEHQAQLRRVVAQSAATAPIR, from the coding sequence ATGGAGGGCTCGACCTGCTGCGGGAAGTCACGGCCGGTAAGTGGAAAATCAGCCTGCTCTACTTCATTGGCCAGGGCCTGCGCCGGCCTAGTCAACTGCATCAGCGCCTGCCCGGCGCCGCCCCCCGCATGCTCAACCTGCAGCTGCGACAGCTCCTGGCCCACGAGCTCCTGCGCAAGCAAACCGTGTCCGCGCCCCCTCACGGTGGAGTACCACCTCACGGGCTTGGGCGAATCCTTGCTGCCCCTGCTCACGGCGCTGGGCCGCTGGGGCGATGAGCACCAGGCGCAGCTGCGCCGAGTCGTGGCGCAGTCGGCCGCAACAGCGCCCATAAGATAA